A window of Diabrotica virgifera virgifera chromosome 9, PGI_DIABVI_V3a contains these coding sequences:
- the LOC126892917 gene encoding uncharacterized protein LOC126892917 — MKCCFIIICCLFTVGLSAVIENQTNNPNSLQRSVFDILKEIPKEKITEIAKDHLQNDDGFKSAIKYMKSAEWRKLIETIKVTTKWVNLKGYITSFGVPIDRLIKCAESFVQNVTITDVPENTPRNLTSFLRDVEKVIRPADILIKITQLQKNPQIAQLMQQLKSPETKAKFDEALHIPEIRTVLDELKKMGLSLLYDLISVMYYFFGWGQFKL; from the coding sequence ATGAAGTGTTGCTTCATTATAATCTGCTGTTTATTTACTGTAGGACTATCTGCAGTGATAGAGAATCAAACAAATAACCCAAATTCCTTACAAAGATctgtttttgatattttgaaagaGATTCCCAAGGAAAAGATTACCGAAATTGCTAAGGACCATCTCCAAAATGACGACGGTTTCAAGTCTGCTATTAAATACATGAAAAGTGCTGAATGGAGAAAGCTGATAGAAACAATCAAGGTAACGACAAAATGGGTAAATCTTAAAGGTTATATAACTTCTTTTGGTGTCCCAATAGACAGACTAATCAAATGTGCTGAATCATTTGTACAGAATGTTACCATTACAGACGTACCTGAAAATACTCCCAGAAACTTAACATCTTTTCTTCGTGACGTTGAAAAAGTCATTCGACCTGCcgatattttgataaaaataacCCAACTACAAAAGAATCCCCAGATAGCGCAACTAATGCAACAACTAAAATCTCCTGAAACGAAGGCTAAATTTGATGAAGCCCTTCATATTCCAGAGATTCGAACGGTTTTGGATGAGTTAAAGAAGATGGGACTGTCTTTGTTGTACGACCTCATTTCTGTGATGTACTACTTTTTTGGTTGGGGACAGTTTAAGCTGTAA
- the LOC126892916 gene encoding uncharacterized protein LOC126892916 → MKCCFIIICCLLFAVGLSAVIENQTNNPASLPNSFFDIVKEIPREKVTEIAKDHLQNDEGFKSAIKYMKSAEWKKLIETIKVKPEWVNLKAFMTSFGVPIDTIIKCAEKFVQNVTITDVPEDTPRNLTSFIRDVEKVIQPAAILIKITKLQKNPQMAGLIQQIKTPETKAKFDEVLHIPEIQTVLDELKKMGLCLYNLISLMYYFFGWGEFKQ, encoded by the coding sequence ATGAAGTGTTGCTTCATTATAATCTGCTGTTTGTTATTTGCTGTAGGACTATCTGCGGTGATAGAAAATCAAACAAACAACCCAGCTTCTTTACCAAATTCCTTTTTTGATATTGTAAAAGAAATTCCCAGGGAAAAGGTTACCGAGATCGCTAAGGACCATCTCCAAAATGACGAAGGTTTCAAGTCTGCTATCAAATACATGAAAAGTGCTGAATGGAAAAAGCTGATAgagacaataaaggtaaaaccaGAATGGGTAAATCTTAAGGCTTTTATGACTTCTTTTGGTGTCCCAATAGACACAATAATCAAGTGCGCTGAAAAATTTGTACAAAATGTGACCATTACAGACGTACCTGAAGATACTCCCAGAAACTTAACATCTTTTATTCGTGACGTTGAAAAAGTCATTCAACCTGCCGCCATTTTGATCAAAATAACCAAACTACAAAAGAATCCTCAGATGGCGGGACTAATTCAACAAATAAAGACTCCTGAAACGAAGGCCAAGTTTGATGAAGTCCTTCATATTCCAGAGATTCAAACGGTTTTGGATGAGTTGAAGAAGATGGGGCTATGTTTGTACAACCTGATTTCGCTGATGTACTACTTTTTTGGTTGGGGAGAGTTTAAGCAATAA